GTATAATAATCGGCCGGTGCAATAATCCAGGGATAGCCGTCTTTAACGACGGTAAAATAGAAATGATCGCGGGTGAAGGTACTATCTTCGGCGCGAAATTTCCAGCGAACGACATTGCTGTCGAAAATCGCCTTGGAAATGACACCATCCGGCAGATACGATTTGACCAGCTTGAACTCCTGCATGACCGGCGAGTTGAAATCCGGCTTGATCGGGATATTATTGTACTGGATACCGAGTCGGATCGACCGGGCATACGAAGCCGGTTCCCAGAGTCCGCAGGCCGATTCGTAGTTGCCGGATTTGACCAGATCAAGATAATAGGTCAGCAGTTCGCGCGAGGCTCTGGTATCATCGGCCCGGACCGGACCATTCCAGACCGGGAGAATTACCAAAAGAGCCGCCAGCGATCGATAAAGAAAATTAAAAAGAGGCATCATTTATCTCCGTGAGCTTATTTGCGATATTATGATAATATACACCGTGAAAGGCCGAAAGTCCATTGGTTAAAGCGGTATAAAAAAGGCCCCCGCACCGGCGGGGGCCCAAGCAGGTCAGAACAATAATCACTAAAACGAAAGGCTCGCAGAGAATCTGTGAACGGATTCCAGGCGTCCGACATCGACCCAGGCATAATCAAGAGCCAGGGTGGTGTACTGGGAAAGGCCGGTTCGGAAACCGGCTCCCAATCCAAGCCCTTCCTCCTCGTAATTCAACTTGTACCCGGCTCTCAGGAAATATTTCCCCTGCCAGTCATATTCGGCCCCGATGGCACCCTGCTGTTCATTATCATTGGGGTGTTTAGTCTCGATCGCGACCATCAGACGGCTGTCCTCGGTATCGACAAAATCATAGGCCAGACCGACCCGGAAAGTCAGGGGCAAATCATACGGGTCCACTTTAAGGCGGCTGGAGAAAGGTTCCTGGTTCGGATTACCTTCATCGGCATCATACTCGACATCCAGATCGGGGCCATCGAACTTCATTTCCGGCCCCATATTGGAAATATTCATCCCCATCCGGAGCGACTTGAAGCCGGTGTAAAGCATGGTTCCGAAATCGACCGCAAAGCCGGCGGCTTTTTCACGGTAGATTTCCTCGCCGATATATTTGAAACTCGCCCCGAACGAAAACTGGGCGGTCAGTTGACGGGAATAGCTGAGCTGGAAAGCAAATGAGGAGGCTGAGTACGACTGGCCGGTCCCTTCCGGTTCCTCGATGGTGGTAATTTCCTTATCGCCCATCGAGAGGATGGTGGCCGACAGGCCGAAAACACCGAGTCCTTCGAAACGCCTGGCATAGGCGATATAGTCGAGATTGATATCGGTGATATAGTCGACATGGGTGAAAGCCAGCTCACTGGTTTCGATTGAAGTCAGCCCGGCGGGATTCCAGTACATGGCATAGATATCCTCGGCCACGGCCACGGCGGCTTCACCCATTCCATGGTACCTGGCGCCCACCCCTATTTTGAGAAACTGGGCCCCGGCCGTACCGGTTTTGGAGAATTCGCCGGCCAGAGCGGTGGTGGCTATCAGGGCCGCAATCACTACTGTTATTAATTTTTTAATCATGGCGCATTCTCCTACTTTACCACGGCAAACCGGCCGATATGGTCGCCATATTCCGATTCGACGTGATATAAATAGATTCCTGAGGCGATGGATAACCCGTCCTCCGAACGCATATTCCAGACCGCGGTTCCGGTCCCGTTATGGGCGACGGTTTTGACCAGGTCTCCGGCCAGAGTATATATTCTAATCGTACAGATTTCCGGCAGTCTGGTAAATTCCAGACGGTTTTCGTACTTGCCTGTTTCCCAGGTGCCGCGGCCGATATAGGGATCGGGGACCACTCTGATGGCTCCCAGAGCGACCCGCGCGGCGGCATCATTGACGCCGTCGGTCTTGAAGGCGAAAACATCTTCGGCCCCGTTCATCGGCGCTCCCTCGATCATGAAAACATCGCCCGTCTGGTATGCCAGGTCTTCGGTACCGAACCGGAAAAACCAGGCATGGTTGTACGGGAAGCCCTCCGGATGAGGATTACCGTCGTAGGGAATATCGACAATCGAAAGATAATCACGATCATCGGGATCCCAGACCTGATCGAAATCCTGATCGAGAATCTCGGCGACAACCTGGTATCCCAGAGTTACATTCCAGATCTCGAACGGAAGAGACATCGGGGTTACGTCATCGTAAAGCCAGTATCCCTCGGACCCGGTTTCGGTGAAACGGATTTCGTAGGTCGAGCGGAAATGTCTGCCGGAACCGATGGGGAAACCGTAAACTTCACCCATGGCTCCATAAAAATAACCCAGGTGGAGGGTGGTATCGCCGGAAACGGCGAATTCGGTCTGGCCGATCGAGCGCGGGATTCGATCGCCGTCACGAACCACCATCCGGATTCCCTCGCCGATCTCATAAAGACCCGGATCGCCGTCCTGAAGGGTTTGATCCTCAAGAATCCAGGTGGTATCATTGGTGACGGCATCGACCCGGATCAGGTGCCAGTAGGTATAATAATCGTCTTCCGTAAAAATAACGCTGTAATCCTCACCGATCACGGCCGTTTCATCGAAAATAATCGGGTAGATCACCCCGTCGGATATGAGGCTGTTATCAAGGGTGGTGTGCTCGATGGTGGAATAGGCATCATAGAAACCGGCCGGATCCGACCGGGGGATAACCCGGACGACATTGGGATCGCTGTCGGGATTTCCGAATCCGTTTTGCAGCGGCCCGATGGGAACCGAGGTATCTCCGCCGTCGTACGCCACCAGGCAGTACCAGTATTCCATGCCATTGACCAGATTAGTATCGATATAGGTATGGGCGATCGGATCGGCTATTTCATCCTTTTGATATGCCGCAATCGGGATATAATCGATATCCAGACAGGAACTGGTGTTAGTGCGATCCTCGAATCCCCAGGTGTAACCCTGGTTGGAGGAACGGTACAGCTTATAACCGCTGAAATCCTGCTCCCCGGTGAGAGGGTCGAGATCGACTTCGGAGGTATCGCCCCAGCTCAGATAGACTTTCTTGTCACCCAGCCGGGCTTTCAATTGGGGTACCGCCGGCGGTTTGGGGCCGACGAAATAATTATCATATAACGTCTGGGCGGTCGCGGCATTATCGTAAAATTCGCTTTCGTTCTGACCGGCGATAATGGCATAAACCACCCGGATTGTCTTCCCGGCATCGAGCTGAATCCCCCGGGTGCACTGCAGATAATACTGGTCGGCCGGCGGGAGCGAGGTATCGTATTGCTCGGAATTGATCATCTCGAATTTACCGGGGTCATCATCCGGCAGGTATTCCCACTGACCGGTCCGGAAAGCGGTCATCCCGATATTATCCGGCGTTTCCAGGTATTTGGTTCCCATGATGCCGGTTTGAACCAGAGCTCCCCAGCCCGGATCGTAACCATCCTCATCATAGGTCCAGGCCAGGTTTTCGGTGCTGTCACTGGCGACCAGATCGCCGAGACGTCCGTTTTCACCGGTTCCGTCCGGTCCGCCAACGTCAAAATCGCTGTAAATAGCAAAAGCAAAATCGGTGTAATCTACCGCGGAGACATTGGTAATTTCCAGGATAACGAACAGCATATCCTCGTTATAGCAGTAATTCCACTGGCAGATAGTCTGTGAAATTTGCAAACCCAGAGTCTGGGTCCCGTTACCGTCCTCAAAGCGGCAGAAAGATTGCTGCAGACCGGTCGGCCCGCCGGGCAGGAATGAATCCACCAGCGGCGAATAGACCTGATTGTAGGTCCATTCGAGGCTGTCGGTGTTATACACCCGCCATCCGAGGGCCGGATTGCCGAGACCGTTACCGATCGTATCGGTCGGATCGTAGTCGTAGGTGGTGGTATCGGTGGAGAGTCGGATACTGTAGGTTTCGGCACCCGATACCAGCGACGGCAGAGGTCTGAAATCTTCATCGGAATCAGCCACAATGGCGTCGCCGCCGGGTGTCACCGCTCCCATCCAGAATTTCATTTCGCCGATATAATCATGGCCCGAATTGCGGGGCCATTCGCCCGACGGCAGATCGTAAGGATAGCTGTAACCGCCGATATACCCCCAGTTGTCCACGGTGGTAACAATATTCCCCTTGTCGTGAGTGATCTGATCGGACACTTCCAGCGGAGGAGCCGACACCTGGGTAACTTTGCCGAGAACCGGGCCGGACAGAATCAGAAGTGGCAAGACTGCGAGAATACCGGCTATTTTAAGTTTTGAAAAAATCATGTTCATATACCTGCCTTATCAGAAGTTGAATTCAAGTCCGACTCTGACCCGACGCGGAGATGAATAATTCTGGGGGTCATTAGCCAGCAATTTATAATAATGATTTACATCTTCAGCGGTGTATGGTCCGGTACCGTCCGGATCGGCGGTTTCATCGTAATGCCGCCCATCATCATTCGGCCGGCCGGTATTGGTGTAAACATTGATGATATTGCGCTTGTCAAAGAGGTTTTCGACTTCGACAAAGAAGGAGAAGAAGTTCCCTCCGCTCACGAAAACGTCCTTATTAAAGCGGAAATCGACCGTGTAGGTGCTGGGCATCCGGCCCTCGTTGGTACTGCCATAGCGATTTCCGGAGTTATCGGTAATGGTGTAGGGCAGGCCGGAGCCGTAGTGGGCAACGGCATTGATTCCCCAGGCGCCGGGGACATTGATTCCCATGAACTTGCCTTTCCATTCGCGTGGAACCCGGTAATCGAGGGACAGGGTGGCGGTATGCCTCTGATCGAAGGACAAGGGATATTCCTTGGTCGGCAGAACGGTGTCGGTCGTATTGGCGATATAACTGTAATAGGCCTCGGTCGCCGACGAGGAATTGCCTTTGGCGATCATGTAGCTGTAAACCAGCGAACCGGAGAAATAGCCCCGGGCGATTTTTTCGATAGTCAGGTCCATCCCCTTGACAGAACCGTAGTCTTCGTTAACATACAGCGTGATCGGGTTGGGATTGCCCTTTTTATAAAGCGGCCGGGTGGCGATCAGGTCTTTGATATCCTTATAATAAACCGTGATAT
The Candidatus Zixiibacteriota bacterium DNA segment above includes these coding regions:
- a CDS encoding PorV/PorQ family protein, translated to MIKKLITVVIAALIATTALAGEFSKTGTAGAQFLKIGVGARYHGMGEAAVAVAEDIYAMYWNPAGLTSIETSELAFTHVDYITDINLDYIAYARRFEGLGVFGLSATILSMGDKEITTIEEPEGTGQSYSASSFAFQLSYSRQLTAQFSFGASFKYIGEEIYREKAAGFAVDFGTMLYTGFKSLRMGMNISNMGPEMKFDGPDLDVEYDADEGNPNQEPFSSRLKVDPYDLPLTFRVGLAYDFVDTEDSRLMVAIETKHPNDNEQQGAIGAEYDWQGKYFLRAGYKLNYEEEGLGLGAGFRTGLSQYTTLALDYAWVDVGRLESVHRFSASLSF